TCCGAGTACATTTGCTAAACGTAAATATTTACAAACGTACCGTCATAAATAGTTAAAATGCAAACGCCCTTCTTCAACGGGAACGTCATAATAGTTTCTTACTTggataaaaacaatttgattATAATACAATTATTTAGAGCTTATGAGTGTATCGTTAAAGGGTATCAAGAGTGTTTCTTTTAAATCAGAAAGCGGCGACATATTTAGTGCTGTCAAAAAGATCGGGGATTATGGGCGTGCATTCAAGGTTATTGAATGAGAGGTCGCTTCAGCGCTCTGGCCCTCAACATCTGAACTTACATGGTAGGTTTTAAACGATGTTAAGTTGCTACTGGATAGTTTGATACTCTGTAGCATATTAGTGAATTAAACTAGGGATGAATTTCATTTCGAATCAGTGTCTTAACTGTGCAGCACTGTTATCACGGGAGAGCCTTATGAAGGTCGCTGGTGGTGGAATAAATGTTCCTGTAAATGTCACGTTGAAAGCTAGCAAGTTCCAAGCGAAAGAGATCAAACGCTTACGAATCCAAAAGAAGATCCAAGTTGTATTAACTTCGATGGACGATAACAACGCAGAATAGCCgaaaaataattactgtaaTACAGATGATTTCGTGGAGTTTGCTCTGGACCCGGGGGTTCTGCACTATTGTGCATTAGTGTTCAAGTTGTGATTTCAAGAACGGAATTCAATGCGAGCCGACTGCTAAATATTAAAACGATAGCACTAACCATTTTTTTAACCGCGAATCTTCCTATTTTTGAATCCCTGCTTACCAGAATTTTCCTATCCAAGAAACCCTGAAAATGTGCGACCCCGTTCCAgtaatgcacctatcaatagtaacaacaacaacaatgtaaacCCCGTGGGGGGAGGAGTGCGGGCAAGGGGTGCGGATTTGACACAGGAACAAAAATTCTTGTCAATTTCACAAGGGTGGGGCAGCATACGTTCATCAAATGTAGCTAAAAATCCCCACCCAGGGGCAAAATaccaaataaaagacaaactaTGCACATACCTTTAATAAGTTGAGACTTGGTATGAATCTCACAAACTTGATTTAATCTATCTCCCTTATGAGACAACATGATGAGTCATGCACATAATCATGCCTATAAGAGTATTCAATAGACAATGAAAACGAATTTAAACGAACTTAAAACAGTGTGATGATAGATGAACTATTCTTATAAAAGGTGCTCTGCAATCAAGACTTCAACTTAGTACGAAACTCGAAGACTTGATTTAACCTATCTCCCTTATCTGGCTACAAGATGTGTGATCCAAAACACCATGCCTGTCATGCTTGTAACAGTAACAATGAAAACGAGTTTAAACTGGAACTTTTAAAAGCATGTGACTATAGATGAACTATCAATACAAAAAGTGCTCTAGATTTGAGACTTTAACTATGAATTTCTCAAACTTAATTTCAAGAGGCAACTGGACTTTTCACTACCAGAAAACTGTGACATTATGTGTGATCTACATATACACCAGTCCCATAAAAGTAACAATACAAACTTTTTGGAGCTAAATCTACTTTATTTTGAGAGCATCAATTGACCATGCATAGAACCTATCTGTTTCAATGGTGGAAGTTACGTTGGCTGCGTCCTCGGAGGTTTCTATGCGTTGTGAGCATCAACTTTCGGcactacaaatcatttttgtTACATTGGCTGTCCTGAGGGGATATACTAATTCGTTATAAACTCAGAGAAACAACGATTAAAAGTAACGAAACCACAAAATCGCTACCTCGAACAGAGCCATattatttttcgttttgtcTCCCCTCGCGAGTCTCGCGCGTTGCGCCAAAAACtccaataggccatttcggaaaataccataatactctttgtttgtccccccaaattttgcttaagcattgtttttttctcttgggatCATTGAAAGTCTCAAGAGAAATTGAAagcaatgcttatgcaaaatttggggggacaaacaaagagtattacggtatttccgaagtggcctataaGTAAGCCAACAACATCTGTTGAGGAGGCCGCCACTTCGTGAACTGCTCATTTTTCAATGAGGTGCATGATTTCGGATTCGAACGTGCTTCAACGTCGAGATGAAtctcaatttattttcatctgCTACACTGCTTTCGCTAGTTATGTAGTTATATAGCGTCAACGAGGGGGACGTAAGGGGGTCTGAAAACTGCCAAACCATACGGACAAACACTAAAATACCACATATGGCACATCAAAATTTACCAAATTGGTAAAAACCGAAAACCGCTTAGTCTGGGAAAACAGCAATGCTGCAGACTAAGATAAAAATTTCCgcaaaactgctccaaaaataACGCAATACTGCATCATCGCAAACCCTCACGTCGCCCTCATCAACTTTTCGTCAAAAACAGCTGAGCTGGGACTTGTCATAAAATGTAAGGTACGTAGAGACACAACATGCTaacatatgtatatataatagTCGACAAATGTGAGTGGGTTAAAACGGTGATTAAAAGCAGAATCAGGTAACTACAAAAAGAAGTAAACTGGGGCAGACAACGTTACCGATGGCGTCCACTTAGACTGATACCACGTTAGTAAGCACTGGATACACCGATAGGAAATAGTTCCAGACAAGGAAGGAAGAGCTGGCACTGCCATGGGAGCTGAACACACCCAAGACGCCCTTAGGGAAAATCCAATATCAAGGAACGGGATTCTCCCTTTCGGACTGGAAACCGGTCGTTTCGCCTACGTGTCATTTCTCCTACGTTCAGCTCGCATACGCGTAGGGTCGATTCGCATGCGTCTGATATGGACTTGATACACTCTCAAGGAAATTCCCAGCCCAGGGAGATATACAAAACTATGAAGAGAATAGATCTATTCCTTAGGACTAAATTACCTAGAGTCATGTCCCCGTGTCTTCTCGAAATCCCAGGCtacattcattttattggTGAAGTAAATATTCTTAACTCGAAAAAGAGAGATTAGGACCGAGCGTAACGTTGTCTACTGTAACTCAACTCTCGCTAACTCGAAGTACGCCAACACCTTTCCACCTTTTCGGCAAAAGTGTTGCTACACTAACTGCGTGAAAATGTTATAAAAATCTTATGCATTGTTCCAAATCACATGACAACTGGTCAAGACGGTTTTGCTCTCAGTTCACATGCTTCTCATCTCACCACTGTTCACTCCCATTCCCATGACTGACAATTCATTTCCTCCCAACTGTCCTCCATTCCTTTTCTTCAGTTCCTCCAGTTTCTTATTCCAGGCGATGTAAAACCGCTGAACTTCATTCATCATAGCATCCTCAATCTCTGCGCACTGCATGGCTACCAAGCTTTCGTAGGAGGTCTCTGGGGTCACGATCCGCTCTACATCTGTATTTGATAAGACAAAACTATTTACATATTTACTCTCATGCCCAAGGGTTATTCTGTTGCAAAAGATCAGCAAAAAATGTCTAACTAAAACTAACATGCACCTGTCACTCTGCTTGCCTGCTCTCTGTATGTTCTGTGTCTCTTGCAACGGATGACAATCCAGTTATATTACTCCGCAAATCACAGAATACATGCATATGAcgtcacggcagccatgtcGGTGACTCGAAACAAGGGGCGCTTAACATTTGTCAGAACGATTCGCTTTGGCTAACAAGGTGAAGTAGAAACGAAGGCAAAACGTGTTTTCCGATGCCTCTGACGTCATCGCGGTCCTCTCGTGACCGAGATAAATGTGGCGGAATATAAAGACGGTCGATGAGCTTCTTCAAGGGATGCTTTCTCTGCTACTGCCATGCTATTTATCGACGAGTACTTCTCTTTGTTTGCGGCATGTACCATCTTTCGCCATATTTCCTTCTGTGTCGagacgacgacgatgacgtcagagacatcgGAAACACGATTTTCATTCGATTCTACTTTTCCCTATGATATCTAATGCTAACCTGTCAGATCTGGCTGGGTGGATCAGCCAAACCGCAAATGGAGCACGTCGGTTCTCCCAAACTGAATCAGCTCCTTTGAACCAAACTATATTAATCTTTCCTGAGCAGAGGGAGTTTGGCCACAAACGGTTCCCAGGGGCCTCTTTCCCGAAAGTTCCGAGAACTTTTCGAGCCCGAAAAAGTCAGTTGACAAACTGCaatccacttgttttgaaaagctgatcttttaacgtgattttaatgtaagaaGAAAGACTGGAATTGTGAAGTTTGATGTCTTAGAACCTCACCGTTTGATGTCTTAGAACCTcagcgttgcgaagatataaagggaattgtggcacccgaataGGCCTGAAAAAAtctcgggacttttgagaaacaagcCCCATTTCCGCAGAACCGACGCGGCCAGCTAGTTCTGGCAAATGGAAAGCGATCAAAGAAATGGCGGCCATCTTGTTATAAGTCCTCTTCAATTTTGTGCTAAATatgatcttttgttttcactaGAAAAGAAGAACGTGACGGCTGATCACATGAACAAGCGTACTCCATAGAAGACGTTTTCCTGACAATCCACACCTCATTGCTGCACATGGTACGTTGCCtggtttttctatttttactgCTTATTAATATATCCGTTTCTCAGCAACCAGAGACTCAGTTAGATGGATGCCTACTCTTTCCTTTTGTGAGATGATTGTGATATTTTTAACGTCTTAGAACTTACTTTAAGTGAATATACAAACAACATATAAAATACACCCGTGAAACCGAACAAATGTCGCTTTAGGTAAGGATGACACGGTTCCCCCTCCATTcttgaacaaacaaaaagctaCAACATATTAGCGTGCATTAATAGGGGTCTACCAGACTCATCGACCAGAGATGAAAAAGCTACCTCATTATCTACTCAACCTTTTCCCCACGGTCTCTCTTATTCCCAGGGAACGAGATAGACTCAACAAACTGACACCTGAATAGTGACAGGTAACGAGACCCAGAATGTTTGATCGGTTCACTCCACCACGTGCACCCTACCATCACTCATAAAGGTATTAAATAAGCAAATGAATTTTAAACTACTCGCCAGTTTTAGCTTCCTTAGGTTGGCGTGGTCTCCAGTATGCAAATTCCCAGATGAGTCCGCAAATTGTAAGCACTGCCACTAGTCCCAAACATGAGTAAATCGCTCTCCTGAACATCGGGGACTCTGCGTCAAacaaattctttgttttttccacgGCGGCACTTTCGTTTGGGTCCTGCAGataggaaaataaaaaaaaagaaagataaaaacaattaGTTTGGTTACCTTTAGTTACTCAACGTGTTTAAGCCACACTGcaacatttttccttttcatcaaACTTCATGTGTGTTTGCTTCCTGGTTTGTTGAGTTATGTCAGATCTCAAAGGGCTGAAATGAGGAAAACTTATCGTTTTCCCAGGGATAACATTTTGAGGAAATTTTTTAGTTAACTGTGCCAGTAACTTAAAACACTAGTTTTGAAGTTAACTTTGTGTAGCGATTTTATTCAAGATTCACCTGCAAACAAACTATGAACAAGAAGGACTGGAGTCGAACCTCTTGCTAGACATGGCTACTTGTTACATTTCATAGTTATACTACTTTCAGTACTGAATTGTCTTTCATATTCTCTGAGCTACTTCTGAAGCCTGATGTACAAACCGAACGGTACTTAGTGTGGATTTCTTTACCTCCATTGTTTTGGCTTTTTCCTGGATGATTGAAGTAATCTCGGTCTCCATGCTGTTTAACTTTTTCCTCATGCATTTTGTAGTGTCGTCTTTCTCAAGCTCGCCCGCGATCACAAAGCCGTATGCAAACTGATGGTCGAGCACAGTTCCCACACGGAGATTTGAATCTTTCAGCACCTTGTTTGGGGCGCTTGTTGCCCAGTAGCCAGCTACGTAACTGTCCAGTAAGGCCCCAgaaacttttttcttcaatacaAGAGTCTTAAGATCTCCCACGGCATTTTTCTCTGAAATAGGATGAAAGATTTTATACCTTTTACTCAAAATAGTGGAAATCTTTAGTATAGTGCCTTTTCCATGAAAGGCTCACATAGAAACAAAACTCAGCTAGTAATCTGTCTCTGAAATTAGAgggttcatccctacaagcctgtttcgtggtcgcccactcaaaatcccctgatgagtttttatttctttaatatatGCACCGAATAAAGTTTCCCAATTGAGTAAACGACATCTTTCCGTTACTAACCGGTCACTTTAGCGTTATTTCGTACACCAAGTCTTTGTTCTTCCGTGTTCTTCAGTGCAACAACCTTGAAAAACATAATTGAATGATGTTGGCATGCAGAAACGTGCAGGATTAGTTTATTTCCTATAAAGAGAGAAGGTCGTAGCTCAACAATCTCTTCTCTTCACTTTAGTAATTTGAcctcatcaacttgtttgataccaaattctCCCGTTTCATTTTCCCCACCAAAAcgacaccacagtttctttacaaactaaacctttcattctttaatttttctttaggAACGtgggacccgtttctcgaaaatcccgaaacttttcgggtgacaaaaatctcttTGTACCTTCAATAGGAACACGTTTCgtgctttgaaactttgcggttaatttgtattttattttatctgaaacatattaaaagagcagGTTTTCACGGCAAGCTGATCCTAGCTATGGACGATTGTCACATCACCTGGGCTCAAGGCACCCTCAGTAACGGGGAATGTATCCTCCTCTTTGTCAGTAGGGATACTTCCAAACAGTGCGTAGACGCCGCTTACGCATTGCTTACAGAGACGGCTTCAATGTTCTGGTTTGGATTTAGTGGTAGGACTCGTATGGCTCTATTTTAACTTGCATTCAGATAAGCAAGACgaaagtcaaaaattagaagTCAAGGCTTACGAACTAGGAACCGACTTACTTCTGATCCATATAGCTTGATATCATTGCTAAGTGATATTGCTGTCAAGGAAGTAGTAACAGTAGCGGTAAAGATTGATATGATGACCAGGCCAATCAGAACCCAAACGAATGCAAAGGCACGCGCCAGCACTGACCGGGGGGCGCGGTCACCATAGCTGAAACACAAAGATAAAGGACAATGACGCAAGTGAAAATAACATTAAGTCGGTTTGTCATTTGAAATGGCCAGTCCGTAATGAGGTCGGTTTGATGTTAAAACGTCCGAACAACCCACAGTACAACCACAACGCCAAAGGCTTTAAAAACAACAGGAAacgaggaaataaaaataacaactcCACTTGCAAGTATTCTAGTCGTCAACTCAGACTTTGAATTGAggtttgaaaatattgaacaaatttctagtttctaaaaaaactgtggtgctgcgtcggtgggagagtgaaactgaacaaaaatttggttttatcaaacgagttgatgaaggGAGAATTACAGCCGTGAAAGATTAGGAAAGCTGATTCAGactttcgagcattagcccttcgtcagcgcgaatagaggaattgcgAGTGTTTTTATGAGGGTGTAGAGAAGCTTTGCAATTGGCGGAAACATGGTGGCATGAATATGCCAgtagaggcgttcattgatccCATGTGGATAGAGTGAACCTAGTTGAAAGGTGAATTTTTGTTCgggatttttgcggctttctatATTCCCGTCGTGTAAGGATAGGCCGCAAACTGCAATGTTGTGGTAGCAGCACAGGCGTGATGTTTGCCTGCAGTGACAGCAAAGTCAGGGTAGccacgttttttgaaaaagtggcacatttcctcgtgTTTGCTGTTAAAGTCGTAGTCGTCACTGCAGCTAAGTACACTCTATCCACACGGAATCACTGAACGCCTTTCATTCCATTAATACATTCACAAACTGATGACACCAtgtttccaccaatggcaaagctcctcacACCCTCATAAAAACCGACAACACCCactcctctattcgctctgacgaagggctaacgcttgaaatgtCAACTTTCCTAATCTTTCACGGCGGTAATGcaatctttatcaactcctttgataaaaccaaatttttgtatgaAAATATTAGTGTGGCTAAGACAGTCAGTCAGCATATGAATCGACTAAGGATAAAGGATAAAGTGATAGACCATTTCTGTGACAGTTAAGTAAACCAGTAAAACCAATTACGTCTTACCCGACGGTTGTCATGGAAACAAATGCCCACCAAAAGCCTTCCCAAGTTCCCTTGAAGAAAGAGCGCGGGAATTCGTCTGGGTTCCAGTAGGTGTCCTTAgcgaaaaaagggaaaagcaaaagaaacagagAGATTGTAAATgaagtcaaaaaaaaaaagtttaatgtGAATGAGCATGATTGAACACACTAAAATTTTGTACAAAACAAGTTGATGAGGGTAACGATTAGCAAGCTTGCGTTTCGTACGTACGTTAGCCCTTAGTCGGAGCGAAACGACAATTCGCCAGTTTCGTAATGTTTTCACGATGGTGATCTTACAGGGCtcgaaattaaaaattaaagtcgCCTTTTAGCTACTAACTGAGAAAGGCAAGCCGCCAATAAGTCATACTTGAGTCGCCAGAAGGTACAGAAGCCCCAAAGGAAGGAAAACTAATTCAAAAGTTCCCATTAACATTCCCTGCAAGACAATCTTACCAAATGCTCAATGCGCAAGCAAAtgtaaagaaagcaaattaaaaCTGTCGAAATCGATGATCGCTGTCATGTTGTAGGTTACGCGAGCGAAACACAATCAAGATGACGATACAAATTCGGTCTTTCCATAAAATGCTGCGCCCTCGATTTACACAGAAGTAACACCGTGTTGCgttgaaatttgaaagctaagattcacattttttgaaaataaacaaacatattaatttgatttcattttaaacctcACATTAGTCTTGTTTCAAAGTAGAT
The DNA window shown above is from Acropora palmata chromosome 7, jaAcrPala1.3, whole genome shotgun sequence and carries:
- the LOC141887008 gene encoding uncharacterized protein LOC141887008, translating into MNVFIRKTSLEMFIFAIIFCSVIDSSSGENSTTNSTGAQSVQDRCKEEVKNKCPRSLQIDWWEIPPYVYKDKDRKVVGIFPDILSKLVKECCYEHPSQVAEDEDKRCVQLNFTEVASNDSEVVKKHIGMNGTVMSMPIYGDMKDVTFQGHPFYPVVESPGVVFIVKKEDSTNAAEAVMDAVFQGWPVLLLTLIMAALSGIIIWALDTYWNPDEFPRSFFKGTWEGFWWAFVSMTTVGYGDRAPRSVLARAFAFVWVLIGLVIISIFTATVTTSLTAISLSNDIKLYGSEVVALKNTEEQRLGVRNNAKVTEKNAVGDLKTLVLKKKVSGALLDSYVAGYWATSAPNKVLKDSNLRVGTVLDHQFAYGFVIAGELEKDDTTKCMRKKLNSMETEITSIIQEKAKTMEDPNESAAVEKTKNLFDAESPMFRRAIYSCLGLVAVLTICGLIWEFAYWRPRQPKEAKTDVERIVTPETSYESLVAMQCAEIEDAMMNEVQRFYIAWNKKLEELKKRNGGQLGGNELSVMGMGVNSGEMRSM